One genomic segment of Cryptococcus neoformans var. neoformans JEC21 chromosome 8 sequence includes these proteins:
- a CDS encoding glutamate decarboxylase, putative translates to MALSQHVDADKLIEECKDHPIKRHLSHKAALYDIPYTSRYEVEDEVPRYRLPSKGVNGRATYQLLHDELMLDGNPNMNLASFVHTWVPDECNRLVQENINKNLVDQDEYPAAQQIHERCISMLSHLWHAPKEATAMGTATTGSSEAIMLGGLALKRRWQEKMKAAGKDIHNPGPNIVMGAEAQVALEKFARYFEVEARLVPIKPESSYVMDPKDVLKYVDENTIGVFVILGSTYTGAFESVKDVAQELDKYEAETGISVPIHVDAASGGFVAPFAYPHYQWDFQIPRVHSINASGHKYGMSTVGVGWIIWRSMEYLPKELIFELHYLGATDYSFNLNFSRPAHPILAQMFTFLNLGFEGYKRIMDKNLTVARLISRALEHSGYFICLSKIHHPKALTESSSSAEQSNILPAVADAANTVLHGKKTTVDDAEYYCEGLPVVSFMFTDEIKKKYPGVKQAWIQMQLRSIGWIVPNYPLAPDCEKTEILRVVVRESLSGDLARKLIHDILQVTEDLLNDAGPSYSMSTATRRHENLDHGKLDNIDAVHIKQHTSTYSKPC, encoded by the exons ATGGCCCTCTCTCAACACGTAGACGCCGACAAGCTCATTGAAGAGTGCAAAGACCACCCTATCAAGAGGCACCTTAGTCATAA GGCTGCTCTTTATGATATTCCCTACACTTCCCGCTACGAAGTTGAGGACGAGGTTCCGAGATACAGGCTCCCCAGTAAGGGTGTCAATGGCAGGGCTACATACCAGCTCTTACACGATGAGCTGATGCTTG ATGGGAACCCCAACATGAATTTGGCTTC ATTTGTTCACACTTGGGTTCCTGATGAGTGCAACCGTCTTGTCCAGGAAAACATCAATAAGAATCTGGTCGACCAGGACGAATACCCTGCTGCTCAACAGATTCACGAGCGATGTATC TCAATGCTCTCTCACCTCTGGCACGCTCCCAAAGAAGCCACGGCTATGGGCACCGCTACTACCGGTTCCTCTGAAGCCATCATGCTTGGCGGTCTCGCTCTCAAGCGCCGATGGcaggaaaagatgaaagCCGCTGGGAAAGATATCCACAACCCCGGACCTAACATCGTTATGGGTGCAGAGGCTCAAGTAGCTTTGGAGAAGTTTGCTAGATActttgaggttgaggcgAGACTTGTGCCTATTAAGCCTGAG TCGAGTTATGTAATGGACCCCAAGGACGTCCTCAAATACGTCGATGAGAACACAATTGGTGTCTTTGT TATCTTGGGATCAACTTACACCGGCGCGTTTGAATCCGTAAAAGACGTGGCTCAAGAGCTCGACAAATACGAGGCCGAGACAGGTATTAGTGTCCCTATCCACGTTGATGCCGCTTCTGGTGGTTTTGTTGC TCCATTTGCATACCCTCATTACCAGTGGGACTTCCAAATTCCTCGAGTCCATAG TATCAATGCCTCGGGTCACAAGTACGGTATGAGCACTGTGGGTGTCGGATGGATCATCTGGAGGTCTATGGAGTACCTTCCTAAGGAGTTGATCTTTGAGCTTCACTATCTCGGTGCT ACCGATTATTCATTTAATCTCAATTTCAGTAGACCGGCACACCCTATCCTCGCCCAGATGTTCACTT TCTTGAACCTCGGTTTCGAAGGTTACAAGCGTATAATGGACAAGAACCTCACCGTAGCTCGTCTCATCTCCCGAGCCCTCGAGCACTCTGGCTACTTCATTTGTCTCTCCAAGATCCACCACCCCAAGGCTCTTACCGAATCCTCCAGCAGCGCCGAACAATCCAACATCCTCCCTGCCGTCGCCGACGCCGCTAATACCGTTTTGCACGGCAAGAAGACTACTGTTGACGATGCCGAGTATTATTGCGAGGGTTTGCCCGTTGTGTCGTTTATGTTTACGGACGAAATTAAGAAGAAGTACCCTGGTGTGAAGCAGGCGTGGATCCAGATGCAGCTGAGGTCTATCGGCTGGATCGTCCCCAA CTACCCTCTCGCTCCCGACTGCGAGAAAACTGAGATCCTCCGAGTCGTCGTCCGAGAGTCCCTTTCTGGTGACTTGGCGAGGAAGCTCATCCACGACATTCTTCAGGT AACCGAAGATCTCCTAAATGACGCTGGACCTTCATACTCCATGTCTACTGCTACCAGGCGTCACGAGAATTTGGACCACGGCAAGCTGGATAATATTGATGCTGTCCACATCAAG CAACACACTTCCACCTATTCTAAGCCCTGTTAG
- a CDS encoding expressed protein encodes MQPKRTAETRNSTTKRARTVQSGKDETADPPVAVAEDIRSIDSRLKGRAKGRKGKNKAEGTSDSPPPGPKKRVRKPFAAKEATWRDIPDWGDRTDVPLFRLPAEVLDLCFGTKLNLGLQLRDYVALAGVSRYFRFHFTDDVFREIYLKSHPNYMKLRPCARRSPIKHSQLIFTRAVKDWRQDPPLKRFDHLEIHMRSIPPREEWTQKDYEFVIRADKIIAQARQIWADARAERANIKKEKMKKRRVLRKVIVDGISRTVLATVPGLKHGETQGPKNELGVPIMTDENGKEIGLGASHAEEGNDGHDDDDDEESDDELNFYSTLQEWEWEESVHNKDGELWQKIYKLEDKMRLLRRTYDNYDKGEDFSDLSSEDEADEGKEGDRSTRKKGKKKQTKKFVRDPNWVLPPEEKPKRPHATLVEYDPLTGERLPHDAYPSPWRARAVEAANKKFINRADAIRVFKVGEAELLCLKHYLVPNPLNPKTPSSIYSLAAIQALALRSHGGPIGHHYHVESANERALKSLATRQANAAKRKADPTYVEKEPKSRQYPQTTVDPDDIGAKYGVDKDCGIWHYQGTFIDFVADWREHRAAKAARKAQRVANGEGSETSDEDGSSQDELLPVPNVPWNDVNEYMYSFTDEEDDLW; translated from the exons ATGCAGCCCAAGCGAACGGCGGAAACCCGCAACTCTACTACGAAACGAGCTCGAACCGTCCAAAGCGGGAAAGACGAGACTGCTGATCCTCCAGTCGCCGTTGCGGAAGACATTCGGTCTATTGACTCCAGACTCAAGGGCAGAGCgaaagggaggaaggggaaaaacAAAGCGGAAGGCACATCTGATTCTCCACCTCCTGGTCCGAAGAAGCGGGTGCGCAAACCTTTCGCAGCAAAGGAAGCCACATGGAGGGATATTCCCGATTGGGGGGATAGGACCGACGTACCGCTGTTCAGGCTCCCAGCGGAAGTGCTTGACCTGTGTTTTGGGACCAAGCTCAATTTGGGACTACAG CTACGAGACTATGTGGCTTTAGCTGGAGTATCAAGGTACTTCAGGTTTCATTTTACGGACGACGTGTTCCGA GAAATCTACCTCAAGTCCCATCCCAATTACATGAAGCTCCGCCCTTGTGCCCGTCGATCCCCTATCAAACACTCCcagctcatcttcactcGTGCTGTAAAAGATTGGCGTCAAGATCCCCCTCTCAAAAGATTTGACCACCTCGAAATTCATATGCGTTCCATTCCTCCCCGTGAAGAGTGGACACAGAAGGATTACGAGTTTGTAATTCGAGCCGATAAGATAATTGCCCAAGCGAGACAGATCTGGGCGGACGCTAGGGCCGAAAGGGCGAacatcaagaaggagaagatgaagaaaaggagagtgTTGAGGAAGGTCATTGTGGACGGTATTTCACGAACTGTACTTGCGACAGTACCTGGCTTAAAGCACGGGGAGACTCAGGGGCCGAAGAATGAGTTGGGGGTTCCGATAATGACGGATGAGAACGGGAAGGAAATTGGTCTGGGTGCAAGCCATGCAGAGGAAGGGAATGATggtcatgatgatgatgatgatgaagaatcCGACGACGAGCTTAATTTCTACTCAACTTTGCaagaatgggaatgggaagaatCTGTTCACAATAAGGATGGTGAACTATGGCAAAAGATTTACAAACTGGAAGACAAAATGAgattgttgaggaggaCGTATGATAACTACGACAAGGGCGAGGATTTCAGCGATCTTTCAAGCGAAGACGAAGCAGacgaaggcaaggaaggcgaCAGGTCAACGCgcaagaagggcaaaaagaagcaaaCCAAAAAGTTTGTTCGGGATCCAAACTGGGTCTTGCCTCCCGAGGAAAAACCAAAGAGACCCCATGCAACCTTGGTCGAGTATGATCCATTGACGGGAGAGAGACTGCCCCATGACGCATATCCAAGCCCATGGAGAGCTAGAGCTGTTGAAGCTGCAAATAAGAAATTCATCAACCGAGCA GATGCAATAAGGGTGTTCAAAGTAGGAGAAGCAGAGCTGTTATGCTTGAAGCACTACCTTGTG CCGAATCCCTTGAATCCTAAAACTCCATCGAGCAT TTACTCCCTTGCGGCCATCCAAGCTCTTGCTCTTCGTTCTCATGGCGGTCCTATTGGCCATCATTACCATGT TGAATCTGCCAATGAAAGAGCCTTGAAGTCTCTAGCCACCCGACAAGCCAATGCGGCCAAACGCAAAGCCGATCCCACTTACGTTGAAAAAGAACCGAAATCGAGGCAATACCCCCAGACTACCGTTGATCCTGATGATATTGGCGCCAAGTATGGAGTGGACAAGGATTGCGGGATCTGGCATTATCAAGGCACGTTCATCGATTTCGTCGCTGATTGGAGGGAGCACAGGGCGGCCAAAGCCGCGAGGAAAGCTCAGCGCGTTGCCAATGGAGAGGGTTCTGAGACTTCTGATGAAGACGGCTCTTCTCAAGATGAGCTGCTTCCTGTTCCAAACGTCCCTTGGAATGATGTTAATGAATACATGTATTCATTtactgatgaagaggatgatctCTGGTAG
- a CDS encoding expressed protein, translated as MTSTFRQPSLFDHFHRIPNPYAQKGLEYVTPGKELRKLKRKEQKERRIEQRRAHLKKRSQLLAERATIVAKRPVWHDIPDWGDRTDCPLFKLPPEILDLCFGTELDNDLSLREYIALAAVSRYFRQQFTSEVFLAIFLHVTGDCRESLDKHAEHIFSTHVEDWREEKPLPKISESIYIASMPHDQWTRAEYEYHTALQKFYRSRYMVMYLRGEIHRCPSGGTNKWIGNVSYTHSNTMGDKSIYYSSTVPGLKDGETYDPKDPTCLHADVLDKSIYPCCSDWSMDTEIDEDEPELNKWKTIVENYHVTYESDFWNRKAEEILRRRRRKRYRRKQSSRPGEPAKRVDTKLDLSSSDDSGYDTDDLQKLVNDDELGNETEDGLDGYDGDNEDTAEGKNDEINSEVPENQEKLELMMLRTLAIKARDSREAYEKRKEGEETKDEPESDDGWVVPLPGDPEREALALKFLEYVLEPEPHDHWPSHVRRTIARNINSHAVAEDDAIEVYGVTKEELYGLKHYHGALWEKTDLVLYPRMAVEALTLRSHGGPLGHYRFIIDRHARKLR; from the exons ATGACTTCCACCTTCAGGCAGCCCTCTC TATTCGATCATTTCCATCGTATACCCAATCCATATGCTCAAAAGGGTTTAGAGTATGTGACTCCTGGAAAAGAGCTCCGGAAGTTGAAGCGCaaggagcaaaaggaaCGCCGGATCGAACAGAGACGGGCACatttgaagaaaaggtcaCAACTACTGGCTGAGAGGGCTACGATCGTCGCGAAGAGACCAGTTTGGCATGATATACCAGACTGGGGAGATCGTACAGACTGTCCCCTTTTCAAACTTCCTCCGGAAATACTGGACTTGTGCTTTGGTACTGAACTTGACAATGATCTTTCG CTACGAGAATACATAGCCCTAGCTGCCGTCTCTAGATATTTCCGACAGCAATTCACTTCTGAAGTGTTCCTG GCGATTTTTCTCCACGTCACTGGTGACTGTCGGGAATCTTTAGATAAACACGCAGAACACATATTTTCCACCCACGTCGaagactggagagaagagaaaccCCTTCCAAAGATCAGTGAATCCATATATATCGCTTCTATGCCTCACGACCAATGGACTCGCGCCGAATACGAATACCACACAGCTCTTCAAAAGTTTTATCGAAGCCGGTATATGGTTATGTACCTCCGAGGAGAGATCCATCGATGCCCCTCCGGGGGAACAAACAAATGGATCGGCAACGTTAGTTATACTCATTCAAATACTATGGGAGACAAGAGTATTTACTACTCGAGTACTGTTCCTGGGCTCAAAGACGGTGAAACATATGACCCAAAAGATCCCACTTGTCTCCATGCGGATGTCCTGGACAAGAGTAtttatccttgttgctCAGACTGGAGCATGGATACGgagattgatgaggatgaRCCAGAACTCAACAAGTGGAAGACAATCGTCGAAAACTATCACGTAACGTACGAGTCCGATTTCTGGAACCGCAAAGCTGAGGAGATATTACGGAGGCGAAGACGAAAGAGATATAGGCGGAAACAAAGCAGTCGGCCAGGGGAGCCTGCTAAACGTGTAGATACTAAATTAGACCTGTCCAGTAGTGACGACAGTGGGTATGACACTGATGACCTACAGAAACTCGTAAATGATGACGAACTGGGAAATGAGACGGAAGATGGGCTTGATGGTTACGATGGAGATAACGAGGATACagctgaaggaaagaacGACGAGATCAACTCCGAAGTCCCGGAGAACCAAGAAAAACTTGAACTTATGATGCTCCGCACGCTGGCCATAAAAGCTCGTGATAGTCGGGAAGCGTatgaaaagagaaaggaaggggaggagacgaAGGATGAACCGGAATCGGACGATGGCTGGGTTGTACCACTCCCCGGAGATCCAGAAAGGGAGGCTCTTGCTTTGAAATTTCTCGAGTACGTTCTTGAGCCGGAACCGCACGACCATTGGCCAAGCCATGTGAGAAGGACGATTGCGCGTAACATCAACTCTCACGCTGTTGCTGAAGAT GATGCTATCGAAGTTTACGGAGTTACCAAAGAGGAATTATATGGTCTCAAACATTATCATGGTGCCCTTTGGGAAAAAACT GATCTCGTACT GTATCCTCGAATGGCCGTGGAGGCTCTTACCTTGCGATCGCACGGTGGGCCCCTGGGTCATTACAGGTTCAT CATAGACAGACACGCTAGAAAACTCAGATAA
- a CDS encoding alpha-amylase AmyA, putative, with amino-acid sequence MPVLSKLISLLPLLAIAQGATSDEWRSRSIYQLITDRFAPPSDDTTCPLGATNYCGGTWQTIISKLDYIQNMGFDAIWISPTALNIEGNTKYGEAYHGYWTADPTKLNPHFGQASDLKALSVAVHDRGMYLMVDIAINALAATSYSLDASALASDADGTLLFKDPSDFHTRCDISWGNHTSEQVCWLVTGDDNGDVALLDLKTESDSVASVLKDWVGGYVTEYGIDGFRIDASKHMSKEFQHDFCEAAGTFCMGEVAGDNTEYAGEYQSAGGIDSVCGFGLMYGFVNVFTGGDKMSTLEYYINLAASSYPDPTVIGTFLDNQDLPRFNSLTSDASLVYNAIVGMFMYGGMPIVYYGLEQDISDGPTDPQNREALWNYNNYATDGVTFGRITNLNNIRNRLGGVGELYNAVATVLAIQDQDIALQREEALIVLTNRGQSGTGTWAIKNTQFGGSVSVIDLLSCSTSTTDSDGSLTVTWTSGQPFVFVASDVADKAGLCGSLSNSTNATTVSSSSSASTSIDTATSSASISGNLAVITDGSSSPSFSATSSALSSSISWYTPTSAASSVSSSELVVVVAAVSTASTAVTSSGSICRRSKKRAMSKRQL; translated from the exons ATGCCTGTCCTTTCAAAACTTATCTCACTCCTCCCACTCCTCGCCATCGCTCAGGGAGCTACCAGCGACGAATGGCGATCAAGATCTATCTATCA ACTTATTACTGACCGTTTCGCACCTCCTTCTGACGACACAACATGTCCGTTAGGCGCTACTAACTACTGCGGTGGTACATGGCAAACCATCATCTCGAAGCTAGACTATATCCAGAATATGGGATTTGATGCCATCTGGATCAGTCCTACCGCTCTCAACATTGAAGGTAATACTAAGTATGGCGAAGCTTACCAC GGATACTGGACAGCAGACCCGACTAAACTCAACCCCCATTTCGGCCAAGCTTCCGATCTCAAAGCCCTCTCGGTTGCGGTCCACGACCGAGGAATGTACCTCATGGTCGACATTGCTATTAACGCTCTTGCAGCCACTTCCTACTCTCTCGATGCCTCTGCACTCGCTTCAGATGCCGATGGtacccttctcttcaaggACCCTTCCGATTTCCACACACGATGTGATATCAGCTGGGGAAACCACACTTCCGAGCAAGTCTGCTGGCTTGTGACAGGAGATGACAACGGGGATGTGGCGCTGCTTGATCTCAAAACTGAAAGCGACTCTGTCGCTAGCGTACTCAAGGACTGGGTTGGTGGGTATGTCACCGAGTACGGGATAGATGGTTTCAGAATTGATGCGAGCAAGCATATGAGCAAAGAATTCCAGCACGATTTCTGCGAGGCCGCCGGCACGTTCTGCATGGGTGAAGTCGCAGGTGACAACACCGA ATACGCGGGGGAATACCAAAGTGCTGGTGGCATTGACTCTGTTTGTGGTTTCGGCCTCATGTACGGCTTTGTCAACGTTTTCACCGGTGGCGACAAAATGTCCACCCTCGAATACTACATCAACCTCGCCGCCTCATCCTATCCTGATCCTACAGTCATTGGCACATTCCTCGACAACCAAGATCTTCCTCGATTCAATTCTCTTACATCTGACGCTTCACTCGTTTACAACGCTATTGTCGGTATGTTCATGTACGGCGGTATGCCGATTGTGTATTACGGTTTGGAGCAAGACATCTCCGATGGTCCTACGGACCCTCAGAATCGGGAGGCGCTTTGGAATTACAATAATTATGCCACTGATGGGGTTACCTTTGGGAGGATCACAAACCTCAATAACATTAGGAATAGGTTGGGCGGTGTTGGTGAGCTGTATAATGCTGTTGCTACAGTTCTTGCCATTCAGGATCAGGACATTGCCCTTCAGCGAGAAGAGGCTTTGATTGTCTTGACTAAT CGGGGCCAGTCTGGTACCGGCACTTGGGCTATCAAAAACACCCAATTTGGCGGCTCTGTCTCTGTCATCGA TCTTCTTTCGTGCTCTACTTCTACTACTGACAGCGATGGTTCTCTTACCGTCACATGGACTTCCGGCCAGCCTTTC GTATTTGTCGCCTCTGATGTTGCCGATAAGGCCGGATTATGTGGCTCTTTATCCAACAGCACTAACGCTACTACTgtctcctcatcttcctctgcttccacCTCTATCGACACTGCCACCAGTAGTGCCAGTATAAGTGGCAACCTCGCCGTCATCACTGATggctcctcctctccctctttctctgcaACAAGCTCAGCCCTCTCTTCAAGCATTAGCTGGTACACCCCCACCAGTGCTGCCAGTTCCGTCTCGAGTTCCGAGTTGGTAGTCGTCGTTGCTGCCGTGTCAACTGCAAGCACTGCTGTGACTTCTAGCGGAAGCATTTGTCGCaggtcaaagaagagggctATGAGCAAGAGGCAATTGTAA
- a CDS encoding membrane protein, putative: protein MNEEVFTAVPDADIGLSSQQQNLLPGLAYLTKFGSPVHPTFSHESQLSATKVGIQDGMHQGGDDISRSITPGGNPIDTSQPGFPVFHRKFGTPAPVGLIPFVGGAFLLNLYTVQARGVTKPNMILGIALGFGGLGQIIAGILEWACGNTFGAVTFSSYGAFWLSLSTLYIPQFGVAAAYAENPAMLENALGLYLCVWGIVTVLFLIASHRSSVVLICIFGALSLNFFILSAGYLSESPKCIKTGGAIGIITAIFGAYTSLAELVTADTGFFRVPIGNLTPKDH from the exons ATGAATGAAGAGGTCTTCACCGCAGTCCCAGACGCCGACATCGGTTTATCCTCCCAACAACAGAATTTACTACCTGGCTTAGCTTACCTCACCAAGTTCGGGTCTCCTGTCCATCCCACCTTCTCTCACGAAAGCCAGTTGAGCGCAACTAAGGTCGGTATTCAAGATGGGATGCACCAAGGCGGCGACGATATCTCGCGGTCCATCACACCTGGAGGTAATCCAATTGATACCTCGCAACCTGGGTTCCCAGTATTTCACCGGAAGTTTGGAACCCCTGCACCTGTAGGCCTTATTCC GTTTGTAGGTGGAGCATTTCTTTTAAACTTGTACACCGTCCAAGCTCGAGGTGTCACCAAACCGAATATGATTCTTGGTATCGCTCTCGGATTTGGCGGGCTAGGACAGATTATTGCAGGGATCCTGGAATGGGCATGCGGGAATACGTTTGGC GCCGTAACGTTCAGCTCGTACGGCGCATTCTGGCTTTCCTTATCAA CTTTGTATATCCCCCAATTTGGTGTGGCCGCGGCCTACGCTGAAAATCCAGCGATGCTCGAAAACGCCTTGGGCCTCTACCTCTGCGTTTGGGGCATAGTCACcgtccttttcctcatcgCTAGTCACAGGTCGTCGGTGGTATTGATTTGTATTTTTGGGGCATTGAGTCTCAACTTTTTTATCTT GTCAGCTGGATATCTTTCAGAGAGCCCGAAATGTATCAAAACTGGCGGTGCTATCGGTATC ATCACGGCCATCTTCGGAGCTTATACAAGCCTGGCGGAACTCGTGACGGCCGATACCGGTTTTTTCCGAGTTCCAATTGGGAATTTGACGCCTAAAGATCATTAA
- a CDS encoding proteasome subunit alpha type 3, putative — translation MTSIGTGYDLSVSTYSPDGRLFQVEYANKAVEAAGVAIGLRCKDGVLLGVERILHSKLLVKGANRRIASLDEHIGMAGAGLLADGKHLASRGRDEASNFRDTYNTPVTVQILSDRLSAYLQAYTSYGSVRPFGLSALVGGVDKTGPKLFCVEPSGVYYGYRACAVGKGKALAKTELEKVVNKEVETGEAITVREGVMELARIIYLVHDENKDKDFELEMTWICEESGNKHALVPEDLLAEAEAKAKAALEEGMEED, via the exons ATGACCTCAATAGGAACAGGATACGATCTCTCAGTCTCCACTTACTCTCCGGATGGAAGGCTTTTCCAG GTTGAGTATGCCAACAAGGCTGTCGAGGCCGCCGG CGTCGCTATTGGTCTTCGGTGCAAAGACGGTGTCCTCCTCGGTGTTGAGCGCATCCTTCATTCCAAACTTCTTGTCAAAGGCGCGAACCGCCGAATCGCATCCCTTGACGAACATATCGGCATGGCGGGCGCGGGTTTGTTAGCTGATGGGAAACATCTCGCGAGtagaggaagggatgaagCGAGCAACTTTAGGGATACCTATAATACACCTGTTACTGTTCAG ATTCTCTCTGACCGGCTTTCCGCATATCTCCAAGCATACACATCTTACGGTTCTGTCCGACCTTTTGGTCTCTCTGCCCTTGTTGGTGGTGTTGACAAGACCGGTCCTAAACTCTTCTGCGTTGAGCCTTCGGGAGTGTATTACGGTTACCGGGCATGTGCAGTTGGAAAGGGCAAAGCATTGGCGAAGACTGAGCTTGAGAAGGTCGTGAACAAGGAAGTGGAGACTGGCGAGGCGATCACTGTGCGAGAAGGTGTTATGGAGCTTGCTAGAAT TATATACTTGGTCCACGACGAaaacaaggacaaggactttgagcttgagatGACTTGGATTTGTGAAGAATCTGGCAACAAGCACGCGCTGGTGCCGGAGGATCTGCtggcagaggcagaggcgaaggcaaaggcagctttggaagaaggcatggaagaggattaG